A portion of the Echeneis naucrates chromosome 5, fEcheNa1.1, whole genome shotgun sequence genome contains these proteins:
- the mrps16 gene encoding small ribosomal subunit protein bS16m isoform X2 → MVHLSSLLLKKYHGGYVVIRLALAGHKQANRPFYRIVAAYNKRARDGKYIEQLGSYDPIPNIYNEKLVSFNFDRIKYWIGCGAHPSKPVAKLLGLAGFFPLHPMTITEAERRRAKMELTETATKTEELEADQKEG, encoded by the exons CATCTCTCCTTCTAAAGAAGTACCATGGGGGTTACGTTGTAATTCGACTTGCTCTTGCAGGCCACAAACAAGCTAACAGACCATTTTATCGCATTGTTGCGGCGTACAACAAAAGAGCAAGAGATGGTAAATACATTGAACAGCTGGGTTCTTATGACCCCATCCCTAACATCTACAATGAGAAACTCGTCAGCTTCAACTTTGACCGAATAAAATACTGGATCGGCTGCGGTGCACACCCTTCAAAGCCTGTGGCCAAACTTCTAG GGTTAGCAGGATTTTTCCCACTGCATCCCATGACGATAACAGAGGCAGAGCGTCGTAGGGCCAAGATGGAATTGACAGAAActgcaacaaaaactgaagaacTGGAGGCTGATCAGAAGGAAGGCTGA